The Anoxybacillus amylolyticus DNA segment GAGGAAATAAAATGAATTTCGTGTCCCCTTTCTGCCAATAGTTTCCCTAGTTCGGTGGCAACGACACCAGAGCCACCGACGGTTGGATAACAAACGATTCCTATTTTTAATTTCATTGCTTCTCTCCTATTAAATCACGTGAAATCAATAGCGGTTGTTTCGTCATAAATCCTTCCGCAAACGCGGCGCCGACTTGTTTGCCAAACATACGCTCCCTACTTTCGACCGTTTCGATGTAGCCGTTTGTGAGCGGCGTGTCCACCGATTGCACCGTCTTTGTAAATTGGCTTTCATACGCGCGCAAACTAGCGAGTTTCACATCCATCGTATCGCTAATATCAATAACAAAGTGTGGGCGTTCGTACGCGTTAATCATGTAGTAATAAAGGGCGGTTACACGATGCGCCCGATGCCCGAATGCTTCATAACGAGAAATGCCCGCAGAAAAAACCGCTTCTTCGACAAGAAACGCACAGTTTCCGTGGTCAGGATGGCGGTCTACCCAGTACGGGGCAAATACGACGCGCGGGCGATATTGACGGATGACCGCCGCTAGTTGCCGAATCGCGTC contains these protein-coding regions:
- the bshB1 gene encoding bacillithiol biosynthesis deacetylase BshB1; this encodes MTELHLLAFGAHPDDVEIGMGGTLAKYAKQGYSVGICDLTLAELSSNGTVAIRQQEATRAAELLGVKTRINLRLKDRGLYKTDDAIRQLAAVIRQYRPRVVFAPYWVDRHPDHGNCAFLVEEAVFSAGISRYEAFGHRAHRVTALYYYMINAYERPHFVIDISDTMDVKLASLRAYESQFTKTVQSVDTPLTNGYIETVESRERMFGKQVGAAFAEGFMTKQPLLISRDLIGEKQ